The Thermosipho japonicus region ACCACTAGTCATAACAGCAATTTTTTTCATAAAATGCCTCCTTACTTATTAAATTAGTTTACATATAATATAATACCACAAAATAAGGTATTTTCAATAAATAGTGGTGGATAATTAAAAATTTTCACGAATTTAGGCCAATAATACCCCTTACTTTTTTTATTACTTCCTGTGGATTTCTTGCAAAAACTCTTATCATTGCTTCTTTACCCCAAAATCCTTTGTCGTATATCACATCTGGAGGATTATCTAAATTTTTAATAATACTATTTATTCCCCATTTTAATGATTGACCCTCTATATTTTTAAATTCTTCTGGTTCTTTTTCACGTTTTAATTCGTAAACTTTTAAGCCATATCTTTTAGCATTTTCAATATATTCTTCTTCATATCTTACATTAGTAGTGCATCTCATGTATGGAAATTTTTTCATCATTTCAATTGTCATTCTGGCTGTATGAGATTTTCCCTCAAAAGTTGCTTTTCCAATAAAATGTGGTTTTCCGTTGACTAATCTTATTCTTCCGGGAAATTTTGCAACTTCTTCTTCATTTTTTGCTCCCATAATTGCATATGAAACGTTTTGTCCAACTTCTGGAATTGTATACCTACCAATTTCCATAATATCCAACATTATTTTATTAAGCTCATCCAAGGTTTCATATTTTATCCAATCGTTTGAAAGCTTTTCTACTTCAACTCTTTGTGATGATCTTTTTAAAACTTTTAAAATTATATTCCCAGCTTCTTTTATTGCTTCTTCAGCAGGATATTCTTTTAAAACTAAGCACGAAAAGAGAGTTGTAAATACACAACCTGTGCCTCTAAAGTTACCATTTAATCTTTCATGGTAAAATTCTTTTCCTTTATAGGTTATTTTTATACGCTCGCCTTCTAAATGCCCACCAGTAATAATCATATTATCAAATTTCCCTATTTTTTCTGCCTCTTCACTATTTACAACAACAAAGTCAGAAAGTTTAATATAGTTTTTAACTATATTTTCATCTAAAAATTTCAAGCCGTTTGATGATTGTAAAACAGGGTTCCAAACAATTATTGTATCTTTATATATTCCTCTAAGTTTTTCTATAATTTCTGGATTTGCAATTCCAACTTTTATAATTCCAACATCATCAAAGTATTTAATTTCTTCAAGAATTTCATTTGTATCTCTAAATCTTACATTTAATGATTTTGTTAATGTTTGAACGGTAAATGCACTTACTGTTGAATATATACTTACTCCCATAGCTGTTGCTACTGATATATCTTGAATTAATCCAGCCCCAGATGATGGATCAAGCCCAGAAATGATTAACATTTTTTTCATTAAATCACCCCCAAAAATTTTAAAAGTTTATCCAAATCCTTATTACATTGTGGTGTAGATTCAATAACAATATCCGCATCTAATTTCATAATTAGTCTTAGTAATTCAATATAGTATTTATTTTCACTCCAAGGTTTGTGATGACATATCTTATAAATCTTCTTATCTGCATAGTAAATGTGGAATTCTTCAATATATTCTTCCAAGAATTCAATAAATTTAAAAGGATTTATTCTTTCATCCAAAAGAAGATGTCCGATATCTATACATAGTTTTAAATCTAAATCTTGACATAAATTTTTATAGTCTTTTTTACTATAAAAAAATTTATTTCCATAAGTATTTTCAATTCTTATTTTTAAAATACTGCTCAGTTTTTCCAGAAGAAATAAATTTTTATTCCAATCATCATTTTGAAGTGCATCCGGATAATGAACTATTAAATATTCTGACTTTATTTGTTTTGCAAAATAAGCACTTCTTAAAATTTTAGAAAATGTAAAGTGATAATCCGAATGTGTTAATTTTGGATGATTCTTCAATTTAAAGATAAATGGTGAATGAACTCCTATAGATTTGCCTTTTATGACATTTAAGTTGTTAATATATTTTGGATCTATAAATCCAATTTCAAATAGATTTGAAAATTTAAATTTTTCTGTTAAATATTTGATCATCCTTAAATCACTTTTTATAACACTTGTGGATACTCCTAGCCTTCGCATATTATTCTTCTAAATACTCCTCTACAACTTTTAGTGCACAAAATGGCCCACACATAGAACAACCTTTTCCTGAATAGGGGCGTGCATTCAAATATCT contains the following coding sequences:
- a CDS encoding sugar phosphate isomerase/epimerase, which codes for MRRLGVSTSVIKSDLRMIKYLTEKFKFSNLFEIGFIDPKYINNLNVIKGKSIGVHSPFIFKLKNHPKLTHSDYHFTFSKILRSAYFAKQIKSEYLIVHYPDALQNDDWNKNLFLLEKLSSILKIRIENTYGNKFFYSKKDYKNLCQDLDLKLCIDIGHLLLDERINPFKFIEFLEEYIEEFHIYYADKKIYKICHHKPWSENKYYIELLRLIMKLDADIVIESTPQCNKDLDKLLKFLGVI
- a CDS encoding thiamine-phosphate synthase family protein translates to MKKMLIISGLDPSSGAGLIQDISVATAMGVSIYSTVSAFTVQTLTKSLNVRFRDTNEILEEIKYFDDVGIIKVGIANPEIIEKLRGIYKDTIIVWNPVLQSSNGLKFLDENIVKNYIKLSDFVVVNSEEAEKIGKFDNMIITGGHLEGERIKITYKGKEFYHERLNGNFRGTGCVFTTLFSCLVLKEYPAEEAIKEAGNIILKVLKRSSQRVEVEKLSNDWIKYETLDELNKIMLDIMEIGRYTIPEVGQNVSYAIMGAKNEEEVAKFPGRIRLVNGKPHFIGKATFEGKSHTARMTIEMMKKFPYMRCTTNVRYEEEYIENAKRYGLKVYELKREKEPEEFKNIEGQSLKWGINSIIKNLDNPPDVIYDKGFWGKEAMIRVFARNPQEVIKKVRGIIGLNS